ataaaattaacGTATTTTACAACAGCgtaattaacattaaaacaaACAGAGGGTAATTTTATTGGCTAAACTCCTTTAATGGCATTGTCCTCAATtcaaataattgttgaaatagTTCGTTTATGTCCTTACGAGTCCTTACAttggcaataaattaaatactgaaTTTTTTAGCAAACGAAAcgttgaaacaatttttataacgaTCATCGATAAACAGCTAGTTCGTTGAAATAACAGCTTGTCCGTGTTCAACTGTCTTGGGAATAGAGCAAAGGTCGTTGCAATGCCCACATTGTTTTTGAgacttttacatattttgttgaagtctaaatattaagaaatagcatcgtatgtatataatttttgaaaatggtgAAGAACagaattaattttcataacttcacATAACTTTATTCCTGTTGCTTCCGCGATCTTTACTTAAAACTCGatgtttgtattgcaaatatgAGCACTCCCGATTTATTTTAGTAActgtaaacatttttgttgcaaTATTTACAGTATATTCCGAActattatttatacaattccgaattatgtgttgttgttagtgctAAACTGCAAGAAATATTTCAAGATTTTgagtgttttatttatattttctactcTTTTCATTTCAACTTTAGGCCTCTTTCTTACACAACATGAAGAAGCCTGTGCTTCATCtcgttaataattataatacgaAACTGCTTTATGTGTTTCCATAATCACTTTATCTCACTTTCACAATTTCAGCTTGAGTTAAGGCCAATGTATgggatttaaattattaaaacgcATTGTCGATTTcaataaacacaaatacacTGCATTGTCATCAAATATGACAAGTAAACGTCCGTACCTATTACATGGACTCGACTGTAGTGTCAAAATGTTTTTAGTTTATTCAATTCTTATTAGAATTTATCCAATTAGAAATATATTGTATGTTGTCGCCCGGAACATTGAAcgtttgtgattttatttaattctttctccattaaatttatttccactttttctattattattaagaaatagAAACGTAGATCCGATATTAAAGTTTCGATTGGATAATTTTTCCAtctatttatatgtttatttgttttatttactacactttatattgatttcattttattttacattattttatgattatgtAATTGAATACTTTCACttagtaaatttttgtaaaaattgcgCGATAATCGAAttgagattttttgtatataaaaagttCAACTTTCGTTTGCTGaacttttcaaattatttaaccGCGATATTTCACACTTTGAACATATGTTAAAACTACTAGATCACTTAATTCCGTATTCAATTAATTACATTCTTAGTAgataattagaaaatatgttaaaatcaCTCACCTCGAAGCCTTTGGAAGGGAAATTTATTTTCGGCCATGCAAGTGTTGCAAACATCAAGTGCCACGCCGCAAATCCAAATTGCAAATAAGGGTAGACTGTATAATTCTGTAAGTGATTTATCTGATGTTGCACGGTATCGCTGAAGCTGAACCATTTTGTTGCCTCTACAACTGCAGTCAAATTGGGATCAGGCATTTTCtgatgtaaataattttcaaagacaCCTTGTGTAAGACtgaaagataataaaaataattaataatatataagagaacatgttttattttctattttataagaTTATTACCGTTCATAATCACCGCCGCCATGCACCACATCCAAAATGTTGCGCACACGTGTACTAGTCGACATATCTGTCATGGTGATTTCAACATCCTCTGTATTATCAAGGTGTTTCGATTTCCCCAACTGCTTGCGGGGGCGTTGTATCTAAAAAcgtaaaaatgaatatatgatacctattattatttttctaaaacaaatattttgtatcaaTTACCCTAAAAACTGCACCCCAAACATCGAACAATCCTTGTTGACGATCCTTTTGTCCCAAATTGGCGTTAAGTACATCTTGCAGCGTCAACGCTTTCTTCTGcgcactaaaaatattaaacgtaataattatattaaaacatgtaCACAAGAAATACTAATTGTGTTACttacttaaaaaattgtaatgttGATATGCAGCAGCGTACATCATTCCCAGACTTCTCCGACATGGCATACAATGCACCGAAATCAGTTTTTAGCCGTTCTCTCTGCGCTATCTGAAGTAgcctaaaaaaaaaaagttgtaaataattatattgccATTGTTAATGAAAAGAGCACACCTTTCTGTTAATCTCGTTGTTTCGATGGGTGGAAATGTTACCACAAAGGCAATTTGCCGCAGCGGTCGCAACGCTGGTTCGTAGATATcgttacaaatacaaatgattGGACGTTTTAGTATATTACGTTCTGGTTTGCCACCTTTACCTTTCGCTCGTGCCTTGTTTATCGCATTGTCGCTCACGAATTTGACCAGAAATTCTATTGATTGACGTGGTGCGCCATCGATTTcatctaaaattattatttaattattataagcCTCTTTAaggcaaatattaataaaatatcacaCACCCAGCACAATACAATTTGGACGTCGATCTTCATTTAGTACCGACGACATTTGTGTTCCACTCTCCAGCGCTTGCTTGAAGGCTTCAGGACTACGATCATCTGAGGCATTTATTTCCCGCACAGCATAACCAGCGTGTCGTGCAATTGTATGCGCCAGCGTCGTTTTACCTAAACCAGGCGGTCCGCATAGTAAGGCCACTTTTTGCATCGGTCGTCCATGCTCATCCAAATTTGTATCCAACATGGATTGAAATTTTCTTTTCCGCCAACCCCCATTCGATTCAAACTTGCCAGTTCGTTTATTAAATGTATTCAAACCATTGCCAGTACTATTAGGATTATATTCATGCTTCTTTTTGAATTccctgaaattaaaaatttaaatgttaaaaattatataaaaacaaccAATTTCACAACACACCTGCCAAACACTATTTTGTCCCACATTTTCAGCCAATACAGTAAACTCCGATTAGTCGCCTCATCCGACAGCAGATCTATGTATTTTCGTGGTTTATATTTTTCCACCCACAATTGTTCTTCTTCACTTGATTGTTGATCTGTTGAAACTGCAGGAGTTTGCTGCTGCGCATTTTCTTGTAGTTGTTGCGATGGTGTACTAGCGCGCTTCAAAACctgtaaaataaaaagaatcaaATAGTCCATgaattttccgaaaaaaaaattacttacaatATCATTTGCCTCTGCCCATATACGTTGTTTGTTCTCGCCCAATAAGCCATCAAAGTGCGACAAGGCACGCACATCCTCCAACGCACGATTCTCATATTCCTCCGAATGAAAACGAACGAAAACACGTTCGTGATCACCTCTTTTCAACACTTGGAATGGCCATTGAGGTACCGTGTATGACAAATTGCGCATTTTAAATTCATGCAATGCCTTTAGACGCGAAAGGTCATCCTTCCGTACCgccttattattttcttgcaaaCGCCGACGtgtttctacaattttttcaatCATTTCCAAATCACGTTCTTCCTCCGTGCGTGCTTTCTTTGCAATTGGATCTTCGTATGTTTCATTTTGAAACAAATCATCTATGTCACCGAAGAGATCACGTTCCAGACGTCTTTTATTACGCAGTCCCATTCCTTGTAGTTCGACTGCCGCATCATTCACTTCTTCCAAAGGTTCACATTCTGGCAATGGCGTCAAAGAAACTACTTCTTCTATAGGCGCTAGAGCAGCACGCGGTTTATTTGTGGCTAGTGGAGTTGAAGCGATGCGTTTATGTGGTCCACCGGGTGTTCCAAAAAGACGTCTATTCACGAGGCCACCTGAACTATTACTGACTCCAATGTTGGAAATTTGTGAAAGGTGAGGCGAATCAATGGCGTCGATTGCATTAACGGAATTAATAGTGTTATTGTGATTTAAAGTTGTGTTGGGTACAAAGAGTTCTGCAATGGAGGGGTAAAATAACGGAACtgcattttttatgtatttgcttTTAGACTCACCTTCGCCTTCAGGGGGCACATCGTCCAACATTTCCAATTCCTCCTGATAACGGAGCTCAAATTCTTCATCCTCATCGGGATATTGATCCATTTTAACCAAGTTATTGCAAAACTAATTTTATTCACAGCAATATTAAATCTGCAAATTACACAAGTCAATGTTACCGGTGACGCCGAAAAATTAAACCAACGAAATTACCTTGACAATGTAAGTGCGTTTCAAAAAATCCCCTTCAATTACAGTTATGTTTCCCCAATCGTAATTGTTGTGTTTTTGCAAGAGGTGAATGTAAATAAACTGTCAAGAATGGCGCCAAAGTCATCTGCTGCTGACAGTGCTTCCAAGTCAGTTTACATAGAGGTAGACAAGGTGATATTTACACTGCGACTACACTAACGGCAATATCGTTGGCAATTAAAATATGAActagaaatacaattttaaacttGTATCATTATTCAATCCTGCTTGTAATTAcctacaataataattttgtaatgtttattaatatctccagttaataaaaattggtttaaaatttggaataaatgtttttatatccCAGATCTTGTCATGCTAACGTTTATAgcttactatttttaaattctacaaAACACTCTTTTAATTTTGTGGCAACACTCTTTGTAAAAGCACCCCTGTGTTATTCGACAGCCATTGATTGATCAAAGTAGTTGAATTTTTATCTGAGATCAATTGTTACAGTTATAGATTGGACGGGAGGTCactaaacaatttcatttttgttatcAAATTGAAAGCACAAGAAAGTTAAGGTTTACACAATCGAGAATTTGCATTGCAACAAGCAAGTTAAAATTATCAAAGTAAAAGATTTATTGAACAAAGGCATTTGCCTTTGGTGTGACCACACCACaaactaaaattatatcaaCCAAGACTCGTACAACGACACAGTGGAATCCAGCGAAATGGATCCAAATTACGCGACATCTTAGCAAATTCTCTTCCTGGTGGAGGCAACGCACAAGTTCGCGAAACGCTCCATAACATCGCTAGCTACCGTACTTGGTGTGATTTTACTCCAGCATagagaaaatattacaaacaactCCTTCCCCCTCTATAACCATATTTATATACCCGTTTTTCTTTATCCTTACACACCTAATTAATACAACTGGATAAATATGTGTCCAACTGACCACCAAAGTTATTTTATAATGGCATACTACCTCGGCTAGTCGTCAATAACGGCTGCTACATTTTTAAACTACAACAAATATCCAAAGACGCATTACTACATACACAACTTGTAAGTTTTCTACATCAATAACATTATTATCAGGAATTATAGCATTATTACTGCAAATGTAAGGAGAGTGTGCGTTCGACAGTGGGTCCAACAAACCTATATTCTTATGAGGAACAGCAAGCAATACATTtacacaacattttttatatatttgtagccAGGTGAGTAAgtgaaacatatgtacatacttgaaattgtgttgttgctgcatgtTTATACAAATCGATTGGTTTTAACAAAACTAAACATATGTAACCTTGGCCTGGTGTTTGCCACCACCAACATCCTATGATAAAACGGGTTTAGGAACAGCTGATTGCACGAATTTCATCAACAAAACTCAACGGTTTTATGTTTCAAGTAATTTCACAATCACAATTTATGCTATgtagataataaaaatagaatttcgacaatttgcatttgcatttatgtGGTAATTGGTGAATAATGTAACCACTAAAAAGCGAAAATCGTTTCCACTGGCATTGTTTGGTTTTattattgacaaacaaaaagacaacaaaaatttccaaaagtcATTTTATAAACAAGTATTTTGTGTACAtccatttgtatgtgtatatgtaatcATTTATAATCGCGCACTGTGAATAATTCGTAAACAATTGCTAGTTTAATGCTATTTGATAAGGTAGGCCTTTGATAAAGAGCAGCCGCACTTTACTATCAATCAGCGCACTTTGGGCGTTGCACAGATTTACTGAGcacatttttatcaatttttattttcactcaaTTCATATTTCATTGTATTCTTGAATTTCTTtacagatattttatttttggcataACTAATTTCACTACGCTCATTGAGCATACCTCGAGAGAATAATCTTTCTGTGCGTGTCATTCAACGCATTTCACAAATTCCCAAAGACATTTTGTAATACAACTGCGAAAATGCAACGCTGGTTTTTCGCTGATGAGGCCGAGGATTGCGATGccttggcggcggcggcggcggcatcaACGTCATCAGTAGAGGTGCTGCAACCTGCCACGCCGATACATGTAAATTGGAAATTTTGGGTGAGAATAAATCATGAGATTGCACCGAATGAGCGCCTGGCCATTGTGGGCAGCACCGAACGTCTGGGCAATTGGCAGTTTAGCGAGTGCATAATCATGATGAGAGAAACTGGTGAGTGGGCATTGTACCCGCACCAAACGGCGGGTCTTTAACCACGTTATTCTACATTTTTTAGACACGAATAATTGGTACATCTACGTTAGCATACCGCGTGACACACGCACTGAATACCGTTACATAGTGGTTGCAGTCGATCCGACGGCGGAAAAAACGATTGTACGCAACTGGGAGGCACATCTGAAGCCACGTTCTATCATACCCGGTGTCAACCGTCCGCCTAGGGAATGTGATGAGGAATATGGTTACGTAAATGGTGTTGAAAAAGTGGACCGCGGCTGGGTGACGTCCGAGACAATTGtacaattgaaatttttcaatgcaCCTTTCACATGGAAACAACGTATGAAGCGGCGTCTAATCTTTGTTAAAGTCACACCAATGAACCTGACGATACCGCATGGTGGTAGTGCTGGGGGCGGCGCAGGTGATTACCATACATTTTCACAGCTGGA
This portion of the Zeugodacus cucurbitae isolate PBARC_wt_2022May chromosome 3, idZeuCucr1.2, whole genome shotgun sequence genome encodes:
- the LOC105216141 gene encoding chromosome transmission fidelity protein 18 homolog; translation: MDQYPDEDEEFELRYQEELEMLDDVPPEGEELFVPNTTLNHNNTINSVNAIDAIDSPHLSQISNIGVSNSSGGLVNRRLFGTPGGPHKRIASTPLATNKPRAALAPIEEVVSLTPLPECEPLEEVNDAAVELQGMGLRNKRRLERDLFGDIDDLFQNETYEDPIAKKARTEEERDLEMIEKIVETRRRLQENNKAVRKDDLSRLKALHEFKMRNLSYTVPQWPFQVLKRGDHERVFVRFHSEEYENRALEDVRALSHFDGLLGENKQRIWAEANDIVLKRASTPSQQLQENAQQQTPAVSTDQQSSEEEQLWVEKYKPRKYIDLLSDEATNRSLLYWLKMWDKIVFGREFKKKHEYNPNSTGNGLNTFNKRTGKFESNGGWRKRKFQSMLDTNLDEHGRPMQKVALLCGPPGLGKTTLAHTIARHAGYAVREINASDDRSPEAFKQALESGTQMSSVLNEDRRPNCIVLDEIDGAPRQSIEFLVKFVSDNAINKARAKGKGGKPERNILKRPIICICNDIYEPALRPLRQIAFVVTFPPIETTRLTERLLQIAQRERLKTDFGALYAMSEKSGNDVRCCISTLQFFNAQKKALTLQDVLNANLGQKDRQQGLFDVWGAVFRIQRPRKQLGKSKHLDNTEDVEITMTDMSTSTRVRNILDVVHGGGDYERLTQGVFENYLHQKMPDPNLTAVVEATKWFSFSDTVQHQINHLQNYTVYPYLQFGFAAWHLMFATLAWPKINFPSKGFEFRQKSTTQSNIFQAFRKGITTGMNGLGQGHVVLVDTVPLLKRILSPQFRSVAVQLLSQRERDDLYHTVTVMADLGLTYTQVKAAEGSYVYQMEPDLDALAQFPGYPGIALNYFSRQLVAREVELERIRRSTPRLAAETNGKSATKNPPAAAQDTTKNLPNHLQRLKAKQIENKNANAKKDAISKDFFGRIQHRTVGGQRDDCKTDAIVKSPIWYRYKEGFNNAVRKDIHMHELM